A single Chryseobacterium sp. DNA region contains:
- a CDS encoding citrate synthase, whose amino-acid sequence MSDNKVILNYAGNSYEYPIVDSTIGDRGIDISKLRDQTGLITLDLGYKNTGATISDITYLDGDKGELFYRGYPIEQIAEKSNFTEVMYLLLHGELPTQDQFTSFDNNIKKYNFIADEMKKIIDVFPRSAHPMGVLSSMTSALTAFNPKAVNVNSKEEMDHAAELMIAKFSHLCAWTYRKTQGLPLNHGDNNLNYVENFYKMAFRLPNADFEIDPVVVNALDKLLILHADHEQNCSTSTVRMVGSAHTGLFASISAGVSALWGPLHGGANQAVIEMLELIEKDGGDVSKYVAKAKDKADNFRLMGFGHRVYKNFDPRAKIIKKAADDILKALGIQDKALDIAMQLERVALEDEYFVERKLYPNVDFYSGIIYRALGIPTEMFTVMFALGRLPGWISQWKEMRLKGDPIGRPRQVYQGAQQRNYIDISNR is encoded by the coding sequence ATGTCAGACAACAAAGTAATATTGAATTACGCAGGTAATTCATATGAATATCCAATCGTGGATAGTACTATCGGAGACAGAGGGATTGATATTTCAAAATTAAGAGACCAGACAGGTTTGATCACTCTGGATTTAGGTTACAAAAATACAGGAGCTACCATTAGCGACATCACTTACTTAGACGGAGATAAAGGAGAATTATTTTACAGAGGTTATCCAATCGAGCAGATTGCTGAAAAATCTAACTTCACTGAAGTAATGTATCTTTTATTACATGGAGAATTACCTACTCAGGATCAGTTTACTTCATTCGACAACAACATTAAAAAATATAACTTCATCGCAGACGAAATGAAAAAGATCATTGATGTTTTTCCTCGTTCTGCTCACCCTATGGGAGTTCTTTCTTCTATGACTTCTGCATTGACAGCTTTTAACCCTAAAGCCGTTAACGTAAACTCTAAAGAAGAAATGGATCACGCTGCTGAGCTGATGATCGCTAAGTTCTCTCACCTTTGTGCTTGGACTTACAGAAAAACCCAAGGTTTACCATTAAACCACGGTGATAACAACCTAAACTACGTAGAAAACTTCTACAAAATGGCATTCAGATTACCCAATGCTGATTTCGAAATCGATCCGGTAGTTGTAAATGCTTTAGATAAATTATTAATCCTTCACGCTGACCACGAACAAAACTGTTCTACTTCTACAGTAAGAATGGTAGGTTCTGCACACACAGGTCTTTTCGCTTCTATCTCTGCCGGGGTATCTGCACTTTGGGGACCGCTTCACGGTGGAGCTAACCAGGCAGTAATCGAAATGCTTGAGCTTATCGAAAAAGATGGGGGTGATGTATCTAAATATGTTGCCAAAGCTAAAGATAAAGCTGATAACTTCCGTCTTATGGGATTCGGACACAGAGTGTACAAAAACTTCGACCCAAGAGCGAAAATTATCAAGAAAGCTGCTGATGATATCCTTAAAGCATTAGGGATCCAGGATAAAGCTCTTGACATTGCAATGCAGTTAGAAAGAGTAGCTCTTGAAGACGAGTACTTCGTAGAAAGAAAACTATATCCAAACGTAGACTTCTATTCAGGAATCATCTACAGAGCGTTAGGAATTCCTACAGAAATGTTTACCGTAATGTTTGCATTGGGAAGACTTCCGGGATGGATTTCTCAATGGAAAGAAATGAGATTGAAAGGAGACCCGATCGGAAGACCAAGACAGGTTTACCAAGGTGCTCAACAAAGAAATTATATCGATATTTCAAACAGATAA
- a CDS encoding alpha/beta hydrolase has product MDKNNIFISGLSMGGYGAIRYFLLHQDYFNTAGSTSGAFSLDFDTLSKASAAFFKSTRIIDDLSQSLGSSKEWNRYTISYLLKTYNKGRPFLIDCGTEDILFPATLAIKNQADSLKIPVTFISQPGNHNTEYWKRSIEHHFIFFRDHLK; this is encoded by the coding sequence ATTGATAAAAATAATATATTCATCAGTGGTTTAAGTATGGGAGGATACGGAGCAATAAGGTATTTCCTCCTTCATCAGGATTATTTCAATACAGCAGGCAGTACAAGCGGTGCGTTTTCTTTAGATTTTGATACCCTTAGCAAAGCTAGTGCAGCATTTTTCAAAAGCACTAGGATTATTGATGATTTATCCCAATCACTCGGCTCATCAAAAGAATGGAACCGGTATACTATTTCCTATCTTTTAAAAACGTATAATAAAGGAAGGCCTTTTCTAATAGATTGCGGTACTGAAGATATTCTCTTTCCGGCAACCCTTGCGATCAAAAATCAGGCTGACAGTTTAAAGATTCCTGTGACTTTTATTTCCCAACCGGGAAATCATAATACAGAGTATTGGAAAAGGTCTATTGAACATCACTTTATCTTTTTCAGAGACCATTTGAAATAA
- a CDS encoding alpha/beta hydrolase-fold protein has translation MYTKNILLMMSMMMGLSFFNAQEKWIMKSEFLAKPDTVLVFKPKVYNEKEQYPLVYLFHGYSENYRQWSQTTDLQKLSDQYKMIIVCPDGFVTWYINSPYDKGSRAEDFFLKNLSPRSIPDLALIKIIYSSVV, from the coding sequence ATGTACACAAAGAATATTTTACTGATGATGAGCATGATGATGGGTCTGTCGTTCTTCAATGCCCAGGAAAAATGGATCATGAAATCTGAATTTCTTGCCAAACCAGACACCGTTTTAGTATTTAAACCAAAAGTTTATAACGAAAAGGAGCAGTATCCATTGGTGTACCTATTCCATGGATATAGTGAAAATTATCGTCAATGGTCGCAGACAACAGATCTTCAGAAGCTGTCTGACCAATATAAGATGATCATTGTATGTCCGGACGGATTTGTGACCTGGTATATCAACAGCCCATATGATAAAGGTTCAAGAGCTGAGGACTTTTTTTTAAAGAACTTGTCCCCAAGGTCCATACCCGATTTAGCATTGATAAAAATAATATATTCATCAGTGGTTTAA
- a CDS encoding helix-turn-helix domain-containing protein — MRKENSTNAVNEQFLFGICELNSAVSIISGRWKSQIIYSISEGNNRFHLLKKELPNISEQVLGRQLKELETHRLIVKKEIPGTVPAGIEYLLTNKGKEVVPILKSLCEWGKTYAEGKEISVCDFI, encoded by the coding sequence ATGAGAAAAGAAAATTCAACCAATGCCGTAAACGAACAGTTTTTGTTTGGAATCTGTGAACTGAATTCTGCAGTGAGCATCATAAGCGGACGATGGAAGTCACAGATTATTTATTCCATATCTGAAGGGAATAACAGATTCCATCTGCTAAAAAAAGAATTGCCCAATATTTCTGAACAGGTATTGGGAAGACAGCTGAAAGAACTCGAAACCCACCGGCTTATTGTTAAAAAAGAAATACCCGGTACTGTTCCCGCAGGAATAGAATACCTTCTTACCAATAAAGGAAAAGAGGTAGTTCCTATTTTAAAGAGCTTATGTGAATGGGGAAAAACATATGCTGAGGGAAAAGAAATATCGGTTTGTGATTTTATATGA